TGTTCCAGGGGAAGCCCCCAACGCAGGGCTAGGAACCGAATCGCTTCGCTACGGGATGCCCGCAGCGGCAGCACGTCTAGATACCAATGACAGCGAAGCTGGGGACGCGCCGCCTGTTGACGCTGGCGCAGACGTTGGCGGATCAAAGGAAGGATCTCTTCTCCGGCATCGCGAATCGTGTAGCTCAGCTTGAACAATCCTTGCTGCTCTGCTGGCTGCAAATCAATGTGATCGGTGAGGTCGGCCAGGGCACTTTCCACACCTGCGCGGTCCCAATCCACTCCGATCTGCGCCGACCAAAACAAATCGGACTCACTCTCCTGGCCGTAATGAATTTCCGTACCAGCGCCAGTGATCCAAACCTTCGGTTCGGGTAGCAACAGCTCCCTAAACCGTTGTCTTGCGGCAGGCAACGAACGGCCCGACAAGATCCCTAACGAACACCGATCAAGCTGCTCACGCAAAACCCTGAGCGCATCCCCATCGGGCTGTTCCAAACTGCTATCGAGATCAAGCAGCAGCAAGCGATCGCCCAATGGCTGGAAACCTGGCGTGGAGGGGGTCTGCCTGGAGGCCAATGACATTGGCTGGGGTACCGCCTTCATGCGCTCCTGCATCAAGGCCAGGTAAGAACAAACGTGGGCATCCCAACTGAAATGGCGACTCACCGCCTCCACGCCGTTGTCACTCCAGCGGCTCCAGCGTTGAAGGTCAGAACCAGCACACTCCAAAGCATCTTGAAGGGCCTCTCGATCCGTCACATCTGCAAGGAGGCCGTTGTCACAGCGAGCAAGGATGTCCCGTGGTCCTCCGTCATCGGTGGCAACCATCGGCAATCCGCAAGCGGCAGCCTCCAACAAGGTGAGTCCAAAAGGCTCCGTCAGAGCAGGATTCACGAAGAGGCCTCGACGCTGAGCAGCCCAGCGATAGATGGCAGGGATCTGATCGCGACGATGCTGCTTGGGATAGGCAATGCGGCCATAGAGGTCGTAGCGATCAACAAGATCAAACACCTGCTGAAACACATCGCGCTGCTGTTTCTCCATCTGCCGGGGATCCTCCCGACACCCGAGCACCAGCACCAAATTGTGACGCTGCCGTAAAACTGCAGACCGGCCGAACGCCTCGACCAGAGCAGGAATGTTCTTGCGACGAACAGCCCTAGAAATCGCCAACAGCGGCGGAAGCTCAGGCTGACGCAGGAAAGGAGTTAAGAGTCCCGCAACCTCACTCTCCTCTGCAGCCACCAAACCAGGGTGAAAGCGACGTGCGTCCACACCGGGAGGAACCACCTGAGCGCGATCAGCACGAAATCCGCCGTAACGGGAATACTGCTGATCACATTCCTGGCGCGTGCTAGTGATCACCAGATCGGCATGAGCCAGCGCCAACTCCTCCGCATCAATGCGACGGCTAATCGAATAGGTCTGCTCGAGCTGTTGATGATCCCCACCTCCAGCTAACAGGCGACGCTGCTTCTCACGACCAAGGGAATGCCCTGTAAACACCAAGGGAATCCCAAGCCGACGACTCAGCAATGCCCCGACGTAACCAGCATCGGCGTAGTGCGCATGAATCCAATCAGGTCGATTTTCGGGCTTCTGAAGGTGCACCACAAGCTGGTCAGCCAAATCCTCGAGATAGGGCCACAGCAATTCTTTGCGGAGATAGCGCTTCGGGCCGAAAGCAAAACGCTGGATGTCAGCACCGGCCGCAATCGCTTCAACTGGCTGAGCGTAATCAGCTGAAACCCGTCGGTCCTGAATCAGACGAGTGACCACATCGACGCGATCCACTTCGGCCCGAGCCGCAAGGCTGCGCACCAGTTCGAGCACATAGAGGGTTTGACCACCGGTATCGGCGTCCCGTCCCAACTCCAAATCATGGGAGC
The genomic region above belongs to Synechococcus sp. WH 8016 and contains:
- a CDS encoding HAD family hydrolase gives rise to the protein MGFRLLHLHLHGLFRSHDLELGRDADTGGQTLYVLELVRSLAARAEVDRVDVVTRLIQDRRVSADYAQPVEAIAAGADIQRFAFGPKRYLRKELLWPYLEDLADQLVVHLQKPENRPDWIHAHYADAGYVGALLSRRLGIPLVFTGHSLGREKQRRLLAGGGDHQQLEQTYSISRRIDAEELALAHADLVITSTRQECDQQYSRYGGFRADRAQVVPPGVDARRFHPGLVAAEESEVAGLLTPFLRQPELPPLLAISRAVRRKNIPALVEAFGRSAVLRQRHNLVLVLGCREDPRQMEKQQRDVFQQVFDLVDRYDLYGRIAYPKQHRRDQIPAIYRWAAQRRGLFVNPALTEPFGLTLLEAAACGLPMVATDDGGPRDILARCDNGLLADVTDREALQDALECAGSDLQRWSRWSDNGVEAVSRHFSWDAHVCSYLALMQERMKAVPQPMSLASRQTPSTPGFQPLGDRLLLLDLDSSLEQPDGDALRVLREQLDRCSLGILSGRSLPAARQRFRELLLPEPKVWITGAGTEIHYGQESESDLFWSAQIGVDWDRAGVESALADLTDHIDLQPAEQQGLFKLSYTIRDAGEEILPLIRQRLRQRQQAARPQLRCHWYLDVLPLRASRSEAIRFLALRWGLPLEQMLVVASEQGDGELVCGRPATVVLGDHDPCLDDFRQQQRVYFASRSQLPGVLEGIQHYRFLGGRARHDQSLT